From Penicillium psychrofluorescens genome assembly, chromosome: 1, one genomic window encodes:
- a CDS encoding uncharacterized protein (ID:PFLUO_000083-T1.cds;~source:funannotate), giving the protein MAVLPIFRRAFHRTKTDNSDTITAVEESKRDPVTDDAAVNTGEDELQTDLPSEDLQGGVRDVEAMTLTWSKPMLLAVFINIWLLYFVNAFQSSICSNLIPYVTSDFASHSLINVIYIVADSVSAACYIPLAKIMDVWGRAEGFMFMATVATLGLILMAVCNNLATFCAAYVFWTLGFSGMTYCVDVVTADVSRLKNRGLAYAFTSSPYIITAFAGAKASENFYYQISWRWAFGCFAIIFPIVAAPLYFVLKLNVRKAQKEGVLVKEKSGRTILQSIWYYTMEFDLPGVFLFSAGLTVFFLPFDIASAAPDGWATGYIIAMLVVGFVMLWVFAAYETFLAPVPMFNLVLLSNRTVIGACLLDATYQVSYYCWENYFTSFLRVVNNLSIAEAGYVNNTFDVVSGVLLLGVGAVIRSTGRFKWTLYVAVPLYVLAQGLMIYFRRPDQSIGYIVMCQIFISIGGSVFIIVQQIAILAAVDHQHVAAVLALLNVVGTVGGSAGVTICGAIWSNTFEKALKRYLPASALPRLAIIYEKVPEQVKYPMGSPTRIAIQEAYAYSQTRMLAVGTGIIGLAFVWMLLIRNIDLKKVAQVKGTVF; this is encoded by the exons ATGGCAGTCCTTCCCATCTTCCGAAGGGCGTTCCATCGGACGAAAACCGACAATTCAGATACCATAACTGCAGTTGAAGAAAGCAAGAGAGACCCCGTTACCGATGATGCCGCGGTCAACAccggcgaggacgagctcCAGACAGATCTTCCGAGTGAAGATCTGCAAGGCGGAGTTCGGGATGTTGAAGCAATGACCCTGACATGGTCGAAGCCTATGCTGCTTGCGGTCTTCATCAA CATCTGGCTCCTTTACTTTGTCAATGCATTCCAAAGCTCGATCTGTTCCAACTTGATTCCTTATGTCACGAGTGATTTCGCATCTCACTCGCTGATAAACGTTATTTATATCGTTGCAGATTCCGTCAGCGCGGCATGTTACATCCCGTTAGCCAAAATCATGGATGTCTGGGGCCGAGCGGAAGGCTTTATGTTCATGGCAACTGTCGCTACTTTGGGATTAATTCTCATGGCGGTCTGCAATAATCTGGCGACTTTCTGTGCTGCATAT GTCTTCTGGACACTGGGATTTTCCGGTATGACATACTGCGTGGATGTGGTCACGGCAGATGTGTCCCGACTGAAGAATCGAGGCTTGGCCTACGCTTTCACGTCTTCGCCCTATATCATCACGGCATTCGCGGGAGCCAAGGCATCCGAAAATTTTTACTACCAGATCAGCTGGCGATGGGCGTTTGGATGTTTTGCGATCATCTTTCCGATCGTCGCAGCCCCTCTGTACTTTGTGCTCAAGCTCAACGTTCGCAAAGCTCAAAAAGAGGGTGTTTTGGTTAAGGAAAAGAGCGGTCGGACCATTCTTCAGAGCATCTGGTACTATACCATGGAGTTTGACT TACCGGGCGTCTTCCTATTCTCTGCCGGCCTCACCGTGTTTTTCCTTCCGTTTGATATCGCTTCCGCAGCCCCGGACGGCTGGGCGACGGGTTATATCATCGCGATGCTGGTGGTTGGATTCGTGATGCTCTGGGTCTTTGCAGCATACGAGACGTTCCTGGCGCCCGTGCCCATGTTCAACCTCGTCTTATTGAGCAACCGGACCGTCATTGGTGCCTGTCTCCTCGATGCGACCTACCAGGTCTCGTACTACTGTTGGGAAAACTACTTCACCTCCTTCCTGCGCGTCGTCAACAATCTCTccatcgccgaggccggATATGTCAACAACACGTTTGACGTGGTTTCTGGTGTTCTGCTACTGGGCGTCGGTGCGGTGATCCGATCCACTGGGCGATTCAAGTGGACGCTGTACGTCGCCGTTCCGCTCTACGTCCTAGCGCAGGGGTTGATGATCTACTTCCGGCGCCCGGATCAGTCTATCGGGTATATTGTCATGTGCCAAATCTTCATTTCGATCGGTGGCAGTGTCTTTATCATCGTGCAACAAATTGCCATCTTGGCCGCCGTCGACCATCAGCATGTGGCGGCCGTGCTGGCGTTGCTGAATGTGGTGGGCACCGTTGGCGGTTCGGCGGGTGTGACGATCTGCGGTGCCATCTGGAGCAACACCTTCGAAAAGGCTCTGAAGCGGTATCTCCCTGCGTCTGCGCTGCCACGTCTGGCGATCATCTATGAGAAGGTGCCCGAGCAGGTGAAATATCCGATGGGAAGTCCGACGCGGATCGCAATCCAGGAAGCGTATGCGTATTCGCAGACCCGGATGCTGGCAGTGGGCACGGGGATTATTGGGCTGGCGTTTGTATGGATGCTGCTGATCCGCAACATCGACTTGAAGAAAGTGGCGCAGGTAAAGGGGACGGTGTTCTAG